A window of Cellulomonas fimi contains these coding sequences:
- a CDS encoding ABC transporter permease, producing the protein MTTGPRAARSALWGAAALVLLVVLWEVVKAVVPDTGWHVGEASVLPRTDDVAMPHVWDVVARIGEPETSATGAPTVLEAMLQACWFTLRVAAAGWVLGVVGGVVVAVVMQRSRLVESALLPWVVLSQTVPLVALAPLVVGWGGRIHLGALEWQKWMSVALIASYLAFFPVAVGMLRGLQSPTTAQVELFRAQAASWGRTLVSLRLPASVPYLLPALRLAAATAVVGAIVAEVSTGTKGGIGRLVIAYAQAASGDPAKPWAAILAAAVLGLVAAGLVTLLGLGLGRYRHAEVS; encoded by the coding sequence ATGACGACGGGCCCGCGCGCCGCCCGGTCGGCGCTCTGGGGCGCCGCGGCGCTCGTGCTCCTCGTCGTGCTGTGGGAGGTCGTCAAGGCCGTCGTGCCCGACACCGGGTGGCACGTCGGCGAGGCGAGCGTCCTGCCGCGCACCGACGACGTCGCGATGCCGCACGTGTGGGACGTCGTCGCCCGCATCGGCGAGCCCGAGACGTCCGCGACCGGCGCGCCGACCGTGCTCGAAGCAATGCTCCAGGCGTGCTGGTTCACGCTGCGCGTCGCCGCCGCCGGGTGGGTGCTGGGCGTCGTCGGCGGGGTCGTGGTCGCGGTGGTCATGCAGCGCTCGCGGCTCGTCGAGTCCGCGCTGCTGCCGTGGGTCGTGCTGTCGCAGACCGTGCCGCTCGTCGCGCTCGCGCCGCTCGTCGTCGGGTGGGGCGGGCGCATCCACCTCGGCGCGCTCGAGTGGCAGAAGTGGATGTCGGTCGCCCTCATCGCGTCCTACCTCGCGTTCTTCCCCGTCGCGGTCGGGATGCTGCGCGGCCTGCAGTCGCCGACCACGGCGCAGGTCGAGCTGTTCCGGGCGCAGGCCGCCTCGTGGGGGCGCACGCTCGTCTCGCTGCGGCTGCCCGCGTCCGTCCCGTACCTGCTGCCCGCGCTGCGGCTCGCGGCAGCCACGGCCGTTGTCGGCGCCATCGTCGCCGAGGTGTCCACCGGCACCAAGGGCGGCATCGGGCGGCTCGTCATCGCGTACGCCCAGGCGGCGAGCGGTGACCCCGCCAAGCCGTGGGCGGCCATCCTCGCCGCCGCGGTGCTCGGACTCGTCGCCGCCGGACTCGTCACCCTGCTCGGGCTCGGCCTGGGCCGCTACCGCCACGCGGAGGTCTCATGA
- a CDS encoding TIGR03842 family LLM class F420-dependent oxidoreductase, with amino-acid sequence MDFGVVLQTNPPAWRTVELARQAETHGFDYVWTFDSHLLWQEPFVVYSAILAATRKVVVGPMVTNPATRDWTVTASLFATLNEMFGNRTVCGIGRGDSAVRTLNGRPSNLATLRESIHVIRELANDRAVEVNGRTVRFPWAKGSALDVWVAAYGPLALQLTGEVGDGFILQLADPDIAAWTIKVVRDAAEAAGRDPDAIQFCVAAPAYVGDGDSPAARAHMREQCRWFGGMVGNHVADIVARYGSDSTVPKALTDYIKAREGYDYNEHGRAGNSHTSFVPDEIVERFCLLGSPREHVEKLEALRDLGVTQFAAYLQHDNKEETMRLYGERVIPALADTVVATA; translated from the coding sequence GTGGACTTCGGTGTCGTCCTGCAGACCAACCCGCCCGCCTGGCGCACCGTCGAGCTCGCCCGCCAGGCCGAGACGCACGGCTTCGACTACGTGTGGACGTTCGACTCGCACCTGCTGTGGCAGGAGCCGTTCGTCGTGTACTCCGCGATCCTCGCCGCGACGCGCAAGGTGGTCGTCGGGCCGATGGTCACCAACCCCGCGACGCGGGACTGGACCGTCACGGCCTCGCTGTTCGCGACGCTCAACGAGATGTTCGGCAACCGGACCGTGTGCGGCATCGGCCGCGGCGACTCCGCGGTCCGCACGCTCAACGGCCGACCGTCGAACCTCGCGACGCTGCGCGAGTCGATCCACGTGATCCGCGAGCTCGCGAACGACCGGGCCGTCGAGGTCAACGGCCGCACCGTCCGGTTCCCGTGGGCCAAGGGCTCCGCGCTCGACGTGTGGGTCGCCGCGTACGGGCCGCTCGCGCTCCAGCTCACCGGCGAGGTCGGCGACGGGTTCATCCTCCAGCTCGCCGACCCCGACATCGCCGCGTGGACGATCAAGGTCGTCCGGGACGCCGCCGAGGCCGCCGGGCGCGACCCCGACGCGATCCAGTTCTGCGTCGCCGCACCCGCGTACGTCGGCGACGGCGACTCGCCCGCCGCCCGCGCGCACATGCGCGAGCAGTGCCGCTGGTTCGGCGGCATGGTCGGCAACCACGTCGCCGACATCGTCGCCCGCTACGGCAGCGACAGCACCGTCCCGAAGGCCCTCACCGACTACATCAAGGCGCGCGAGGGCTACGACTACAACGAGCACGGCCGTGCCGGGAACTCGCACACGTCGTTCGTGCCCGACGAGATCGTCGAACGGTTCTGCCTGCTCGGCAGCCCGCGCGAGCACGTCGAGAAGCTCGAGGCTCTGCGCGACCTCGGCGTCACCCAGTTCGCCGCCTACCTCCAGCACGACAACAAGGAGGAGACCATGCGGCTCTACGGCGAGCGCGTCATCCCCGCGCTCGCGGACACCGTCGTGGCGACCGCATGA
- the hydA gene encoding dihydropyrimidinase produces the protein MKTLIIGGTVVSATGRTPADVLVDGETIAAVLAPGSTLLGFDLAAHVDRVIDATGKYVIPGGVDAHTHMELPFGGTAASDTFETGTRAAAWGGTTTIVDFAVQRAGERVMDGLAAWHDKAAGKCAVDYAFHQIVGGVDDDSLKAMEGLVAEGVTSYKLFMAYPGVFYADDAQIVRAMQKAADLGLLTMMHAENGPAIDVLAAQLVEQGKTDPYFHGIARAWQLEEEATHRAIMLADLTNAPLYVVHVSAKQAVQQLAWARDNGKNVFGETCPQYLYLSLEEQLGAPGFEGAKWVCSTPLRSRAEGHQDHMWQALRTNDLQMVSTDHCPFCMKGQKELGLSDFRAIPNGIGSVEHRMDLMYQGVVTGQITLERWVELTSTTPARMFGLYGRKGVIAPGADADVVVYDPAGHTSIGVGEGKTHHMHMDHSAWEGFEVDGHVDVVLSRGSVVVDADGYHGRAGHGRYLKRDLSQYLV, from the coding sequence GTGAAGACCCTCATCATCGGCGGGACCGTCGTCAGCGCGACGGGCCGCACCCCGGCCGACGTGCTCGTCGACGGCGAGACGATCGCCGCGGTGCTCGCACCCGGCTCGACGCTGCTCGGCTTCGACCTGGCCGCGCACGTCGACCGCGTGATCGACGCGACCGGCAAGTACGTGATCCCGGGCGGCGTCGACGCGCACACCCACATGGAGCTGCCGTTCGGCGGCACGGCCGCGTCGGACACGTTCGAGACCGGCACCCGCGCCGCGGCGTGGGGCGGCACGACGACGATCGTCGACTTCGCGGTCCAGCGGGCGGGGGAGCGGGTCATGGACGGGCTGGCCGCCTGGCACGACAAGGCGGCCGGGAAGTGCGCGGTCGACTACGCGTTCCACCAGATCGTCGGCGGCGTCGACGACGACAGCCTCAAGGCGATGGAGGGCCTCGTCGCGGAGGGCGTCACGAGCTACAAGCTCTTCATGGCGTACCCCGGCGTCTTCTACGCCGACGACGCGCAGATCGTCCGGGCCATGCAGAAGGCCGCCGACCTCGGCTTGCTCACGATGATGCACGCCGAGAACGGTCCGGCGATCGACGTCCTCGCGGCGCAGCTCGTCGAGCAGGGCAAGACCGACCCCTACTTCCACGGGATCGCCCGCGCCTGGCAGCTCGAGGAGGAGGCCACGCACCGCGCGATCATGCTCGCCGACCTCACGAACGCGCCGCTCTACGTCGTGCACGTGAGCGCCAAGCAGGCCGTCCAGCAGCTCGCCTGGGCGCGCGACAACGGCAAGAACGTGTTCGGCGAGACCTGCCCGCAGTACCTCTACCTGTCGCTCGAGGAGCAGCTCGGCGCGCCGGGCTTCGAGGGGGCGAAGTGGGTCTGCTCGACGCCGCTGCGCTCGCGGGCCGAGGGGCACCAGGACCACATGTGGCAGGCGCTGCGCACCAACGACCTGCAGATGGTGTCGACCGACCACTGCCCGTTCTGCATGAAGGGCCAGAAGGAGCTCGGGCTGTCCGACTTCCGCGCGATCCCCAACGGCATCGGGTCCGTCGAGCACCGCATGGACCTCATGTACCAGGGCGTCGTGACGGGCCAGATCACGCTCGAGCGCTGGGTCGAGCTCACCTCGACGACGCCCGCGCGCATGTTCGGGCTGTACGGCCGCAAGGGCGTCATCGCGCCCGGCGCCGACGCGGACGTCGTCGTGTACGACCCGGCCGGGCACACGTCCATCGGGGTCGGCGAGGGCAAGACGCACCACATGCACATGGACCACTCCGCGTGGGAGGGCTTCGAGGTCGACGGGCACGTCGACGTCGTCCTGTCCCGCGGGTCGGTGGTCGTCGACGCCGACGGGTACCACGGCCGGGCCGGCCACGGGCGCTACCTCAAGCGCGACCTCTCGCAGTACCTCGTCTGA
- a CDS encoding nitrilase-related carbon-nitrogen hydrolase produces MTVVRVAFTQATWTGDKESMIALHEAWTREAASAGAQVICFQELFYGPYFGITQDTAYYDYAESVPGPTTERFASLAAELGIVIVLPVYEEDQPGVLYNTAAVIDADGTYLGKYRKHHIPHLPKFWEKFYFRPGNLGYPVFETAVGKIGVNICYDRHFPEGWRVLALNGAEIVFNPNATAPGISNKLWEIEQPAAAVANGYFVVANNRVGREDNEYGDEAVAFYGSSYAVGPDGNYVGEVGSSTEDQLLIRDLDLDQIRQVRERWQFFRDRRPDAYGAIVAP; encoded by the coding sequence ATGACCGTCGTACGCGTCGCCTTCACCCAGGCCACCTGGACCGGCGACAAGGAGTCGATGATCGCGCTCCACGAGGCCTGGACGCGCGAGGCCGCGTCGGCCGGCGCGCAGGTGATCTGCTTCCAGGAGCTGTTCTACGGGCCGTACTTCGGCATCACGCAGGACACCGCCTACTACGACTACGCGGAGTCCGTCCCGGGCCCGACGACCGAGCGGTTCGCGTCGCTCGCCGCCGAGCTCGGCATCGTGATCGTGCTGCCGGTCTACGAGGAGGACCAGCCGGGCGTCCTCTACAACACGGCCGCGGTGATCGACGCGGACGGCACCTACCTCGGCAAGTACCGCAAGCACCACATCCCGCACCTGCCGAAGTTCTGGGAGAAGTTCTACTTCCGGCCCGGCAACCTCGGGTACCCGGTGTTCGAGACGGCCGTCGGGAAGATCGGCGTCAACATCTGCTACGACCGGCACTTCCCCGAGGGCTGGCGCGTGCTCGCGCTGAACGGCGCCGAGATCGTCTTCAACCCCAACGCCACCGCGCCCGGCATCTCCAACAAGCTGTGGGAGATCGAGCAGCCCGCGGCAGCCGTCGCGAACGGGTACTTCGTCGTCGCGAACAACCGCGTGGGCCGCGAGGACAACGAGTACGGCGACGAGGCGGTCGCGTTCTACGGCTCGTCGTACGCCGTCGGTCCGGACGGCAACTACGTGGGCGAGGTCGGCTCCTCGACCGAGGACCAGCTCCTGATCCGCGACCTCGACCTCGACCAGATCCGGCAGGTCCGCGAGCGCTGGCAGTTCTTCCGCGACCGCCGGCCCGACGCCTACGGCGCGATCGTCGCCCCCTGA
- a CDS encoding aminotransferase class I/II-fold pyridoxal phosphate-dependent enzyme — protein MDLATHVDDRSPRGIAAAVARLVHGGELVPGDRLPTVRALAVDLGVSPATVSGAFQALATVGLVASRGRAGTFVLPPPAAWLPPRYRDLAGGAPARLDLSTGTPDPDLLPPLGPALARVAARTPAAEAGTYLSTPLVPELESLLRESWPFVPQRLTVVDGAVDAISRTLEQVASFGDRVAVEDPGFPPLFDLLDQLGLQRVPVALDRNGMRPDSLARALAAGASVVVLQPRAQNPTGVSLTPTRARELAAVVRRVPAATAVTVVEDDHCGQISSARDVSLGTWLPDATVHVRSYSKSHGPDLRLAAVGGPARVLDALVARRMLGPGWTSRLLQHVLVDLLTDPAAIDAVEHARRVYFARRRALTTALAMLDVHVDGGDGINLWLPVHDERTALLRLEAAGIRAAPGTPFVANGAEDGTAHLRVTVGLLSADVAEVAQALALAARP, from the coding sequence ATGGACCTGGCCACCCACGTCGACGACCGGTCGCCGCGCGGCATCGCGGCCGCGGTGGCGCGGCTGGTCCACGGCGGCGAGCTCGTCCCCGGCGACCGCCTGCCGACCGTGCGCGCGCTCGCCGTCGACCTCGGCGTGAGCCCCGCGACGGTGAGCGGCGCGTTCCAGGCGCTCGCGACCGTCGGGCTCGTCGCGTCGCGCGGGCGCGCAGGCACGTTCGTGCTGCCGCCGCCCGCCGCGTGGCTCCCCCCGCGCTACCGCGACCTCGCCGGGGGCGCACCCGCCCGGCTCGACCTGTCGACGGGCACGCCCGACCCCGACCTGCTGCCGCCGCTCGGCCCGGCGCTCGCGCGCGTCGCGGCCCGGACGCCCGCCGCCGAGGCCGGCACCTACCTGTCGACGCCGCTCGTGCCCGAGCTCGAGTCGCTGCTGCGCGAGTCGTGGCCGTTCGTGCCGCAGCGGCTCACGGTCGTCGACGGTGCGGTCGACGCGATCAGCCGCACGCTCGAGCAGGTCGCGTCGTTCGGCGACCGCGTCGCCGTCGAGGACCCCGGCTTCCCGCCGCTGTTCGACCTCCTCGACCAGCTCGGCCTCCAGCGCGTGCCCGTCGCGCTCGACCGCAACGGCATGCGCCCCGACTCGCTCGCGCGCGCCCTGGCCGCCGGCGCGAGCGTGGTCGTGCTGCAGCCCCGCGCCCAGAACCCGACGGGCGTCTCGCTGACCCCGACCCGGGCCCGTGAGCTCGCGGCCGTCGTCCGGCGCGTCCCCGCCGCGACCGCCGTGACCGTCGTCGAGGACGACCACTGCGGGCAGATCTCCTCCGCGCGCGACGTCTCGCTCGGCACCTGGCTGCCCGACGCGACCGTGCACGTCCGGTCGTACTCGAAGTCGCACGGTCCCGACCTGCGGCTCGCGGCCGTCGGCGGGCCCGCCCGCGTGCTCGACGCGCTCGTCGCGCGCCGCATGCTCGGCCCCGGCTGGACGAGCCGCCTGCTGCAGCACGTGCTCGTCGACCTGCTGACCGACCCCGCCGCGATCGACGCCGTCGAGCACGCGCGCCGCGTGTACTTCGCGCGCCGCCGGGCGCTCACGACCGCGCTCGCGATGCTCGACGTGCACGTCGACGGCGGCGACGGCATCAACCTGTGGCTGCCCGTGCACGACGAGCGCACGGCGCTCCTGCGACTCGAGGCCGCCGGGATCCGCGCCGCGCCGGGTACGCCGTTCGTCGCCAACGGCGCGGAGGACGGGACCGCGCACCTGCGCGTCACCGTCGGCCTGCTGTCCGCCGACGTCGCCGAGGTCGCCCAGGCCCTCGCCCTCGCCGCCCGCCCCTGA